A single genomic interval of Nonomuraea rubra harbors:
- a CDS encoding APC family permease, with amino-acid sequence MGRALRSGQLHEQLLPKRIALPVFASDALSSVAYAPQEILVILSLAGVSFYSFSPWVAIAVVVVMLTVVASYRQNVHAYPSGGGDYEVATTNLGKNAGLTVASALMVDYVLTVAVSVANGVDYVGATIPFVGQHKPAVAIVIVVLLTVVNLRGIRESGAAFAIPTYAFMISVLGLIAWGGFRLLVLHENIEAPSAHFTIEPEQHNLTAFAAAFLVLRAFSSGCAALTGVEAISNGVPAFRKPKSRNAATTLLMMGLVAITMFSGIIALGLASGVKVAEPSVVAEDLLRPDGTPVGPGYYQQPIISQVADAVFGGGSVPFIVISAVTALILFLAANTAFNGFPVLGSILAQDRYLPRQLHTRGDRLAFSNGIIILALGACLLLWGFQADVSRLLNLYIVGVFVSFTLSQTGMVIHWTRHLKTEADPRVRHQMHRSRVINFFGGVMTGLVLIVVLLTKFLVGAWIVVIAMPILFLMMKGIRRHYDKVAAELELTEDYEPAMLPARNHTIVLVSKLHKPTMRALAYARATRPSTLEAITVGVEGDEARKLQEEWERRGIPVPLKMLDSPYREITQPILDYVKTLRRRSPRDVVTVFIPEYVVGHWWEHLLHNQSALRLKARLLFKPGVMVTSVPWQLHSSDRLQGRPEPFAPGAVRRPWHQTVKEESQLADKRP; translated from the coding sequence GTGGGACGCGCCCTGCGAAGCGGGCAGCTCCACGAGCAACTACTCCCCAAACGGATCGCACTGCCGGTCTTCGCGAGCGACGCGCTCTCCTCCGTCGCGTACGCCCCCCAGGAGATCCTGGTCATCCTCTCGCTGGCCGGCGTCTCCTTCTACTCCTTCAGCCCCTGGGTCGCCATCGCCGTCGTGGTCGTGATGCTCACGGTCGTGGCCTCGTACCGGCAGAACGTGCACGCCTACCCCAGCGGCGGCGGCGACTACGAGGTCGCCACCACCAACCTCGGCAAGAACGCCGGCCTCACCGTGGCCAGCGCCCTCATGGTCGACTACGTGCTGACCGTCGCGGTGTCCGTCGCGAACGGCGTCGACTACGTCGGCGCCACGATCCCGTTCGTGGGGCAGCACAAGCCCGCCGTCGCCATCGTCATCGTCGTCCTGCTCACCGTGGTCAACCTGCGCGGCATCCGCGAGTCCGGCGCCGCCTTCGCCATCCCCACGTACGCGTTCATGATCTCCGTCCTGGGCCTGATCGCCTGGGGCGGGTTCCGGCTGCTGGTGCTGCACGAGAACATCGAGGCGCCGAGCGCGCACTTCACGATCGAGCCCGAGCAGCACAACCTCACCGCCTTCGCCGCGGCGTTCCTGGTGCTGCGCGCGTTCTCGTCGGGCTGCGCGGCGCTGACCGGTGTGGAGGCGATCAGCAACGGCGTGCCCGCGTTCAGGAAGCCCAAGAGCAGGAACGCGGCCACCACGCTGCTGATGATGGGCCTGGTCGCGATCACGATGTTCAGCGGCATCATCGCGCTCGGCCTCGCGTCGGGCGTGAAGGTGGCCGAGCCGTCGGTGGTCGCCGAGGACCTGCTCAGGCCGGACGGCACGCCCGTCGGCCCCGGCTACTACCAGCAGCCGATCATCTCGCAGGTGGCCGACGCGGTGTTCGGCGGCGGTTCCGTGCCGTTCATCGTGATCTCCGCGGTGACGGCGCTGATCCTGTTCCTGGCGGCGAACACCGCCTTCAACGGCTTCCCCGTGCTCGGCTCGATCCTGGCGCAGGACCGTTACCTGCCGCGCCAGCTGCACACCCGGGGCGACCGGCTGGCCTTCTCCAACGGCATCATCATCCTGGCGCTGGGCGCGTGCCTGCTGCTGTGGGGGTTCCAGGCGGACGTCAGCCGCCTGCTGAACCTCTACATCGTCGGCGTCTTCGTCTCCTTCACGCTCAGCCAGACCGGCATGGTCATCCACTGGACCCGCCACCTGAAGACCGAGGCCGACCCCAGAGTCCGCCACCAGATGCACCGCTCCCGCGTGATCAACTTCTTCGGCGGGGTCATGACCGGCCTCGTGCTGATCGTGGTGCTGCTGACGAAGTTCCTGGTCGGCGCGTGGATCGTGGTGATCGCGATGCCGATCCTGTTCCTCATGATGAAGGGCATCAGGCGCCACTACGACAAGGTGGCGGCCGAGCTGGAGCTCACCGAGGACTACGAGCCGGCCATGCTGCCCGCCCGCAACCACACGATCGTGCTCGTCTCCAAGCTGCACAAGCCGACCATGCGCGCCCTGGCGTACGCCCGCGCCACCCGCCCCTCCACGCTGGAGGCCATCACGGTCGGCGTGGAGGGCGACGAGGCGCGCAAGCTCCAGGAGGAGTGGGAGCGGCGGGGCATCCCGGTGCCGCTGAAGATGCTCGACTCGCCGTACCGGGAGATCACGCAGCCGATCCTCGACTACGTCAAGACCCTCCGCCGGCGCTCGCCGCGCGACGTGGTGACGGTCTTCATCCCCGAGTACGTGGTCGGCCACTGGTGGGAGCACCTGCTGCACAACCAGAGCGCGCTGCGGCTGAAGGCGCGGCTGCTGTTCAAGCCCGGCGTGATGGTGACCAGCGTGCCGTGGCAGCTCCACTCGTCCGACCGGCTCCAGGGCAGGCCGGAGCCGTTCGCGCCCGGGGCGGTGCGGAGGCCGTGGCACCAGACGGTCAAGGAGGAGTCGCAGCTAGCCGACAAGCGCCCGTAG
- a CDS encoding alpha/beta hydrolase, with product MGRVVRRRLGFGGTLVATLFACASLTPSLLPRTWLYQGVMGAVTGILGYAVGAAIGALCRTVIRLPERGRRAAWRVMLAGCGVLAVVALWYSFDWQRDLRALMGMDTRITWFPPVILAVTLVLFAAALLAARLVRLGGRKLNAWLDRYVPVYVGHAVGVLVIASLVALFANDVLFNGFVARVSDISSVANEGTHPGVRPPASAYLSGGPRSLVSWESLGREGRRFTGTAATPARLRAFSGRPATEPIRVYIGLDSAPSPAAQAALAVRELERTGAFGRPVLAVLGTTGTGWVDPHLADTLEYMYNGRTALVAMQYSYLPSWVSFLVDREKAAAAGRALFEAVRERWARLPAGARPRLLLSGESLGSYELEQAFGDLADLVSRADGAVFVGPPNANPIWQRLTGGRDRGSPVWRPVYQDGRTARFAQHPADLHLPAAPWPRPRVVYLQNASDPVVWWSPRLIYRRPAWLEGPRGPGVNPEMNWFPLVTFWQVLVDMTSALDVPPGHGHRYGANIVDGWAAVAAPPGWSPHDTWRLRALVG from the coding sequence ATGGGGAGGGTGGTGCGGCGGCGGCTCGGGTTCGGCGGGACGCTGGTGGCCACGCTGTTCGCCTGCGCCTCGCTGACGCCGTCGCTGCTGCCGCGCACGTGGCTGTACCAGGGGGTGATGGGGGCGGTCACCGGCATTCTCGGGTACGCGGTGGGCGCGGCGATCGGGGCGCTGTGCCGTACGGTGATCCGGCTGCCGGAGCGGGGGCGGCGGGCCGCCTGGCGGGTGATGCTCGCCGGGTGCGGCGTGCTGGCGGTGGTGGCGCTGTGGTACAGCTTCGACTGGCAGCGCGACCTGCGGGCGCTGATGGGGATGGACACGCGGATCACCTGGTTCCCGCCGGTGATCCTGGCCGTGACGCTCGTCCTGTTCGCCGCCGCGCTGCTGGCCGCCCGGCTCGTACGGCTCGGCGGCCGCAAGCTGAACGCCTGGCTCGACAGGTACGTCCCCGTGTACGTGGGGCATGCCGTCGGGGTGCTGGTCATCGCGTCGCTGGTGGCGCTGTTCGCCAACGACGTGCTGTTCAACGGGTTCGTGGCCAGGGTGAGCGACATCTCGTCCGTCGCGAACGAGGGCACGCATCCGGGCGTGCGCCCGCCGGCCTCCGCGTACCTGTCGGGCGGGCCGAGGTCGCTGGTGAGCTGGGAGTCGCTGGGCAGGGAGGGGCGCCGGTTCACCGGCACGGCGGCGACGCCGGCGCGGCTGCGGGCGTTCTCGGGACGGCCGGCCACGGAGCCGATCAGGGTTTACATCGGCCTTGACAGCGCGCCCTCGCCGGCCGCCCAGGCGGCGCTGGCCGTGCGCGAGCTGGAGCGCACCGGCGCGTTCGGCAGGCCCGTGCTGGCGGTGCTCGGCACCACGGGCACCGGCTGGGTCGACCCGCACCTCGCCGACACCCTGGAGTACATGTACAACGGCCGCACCGCGCTGGTCGCGATGCAGTACTCGTACCTGCCGAGCTGGGTGTCGTTCCTGGTCGACAGGGAGAAGGCGGCCGCGGCGGGCCGGGCGCTGTTCGAGGCCGTGCGCGAGCGGTGGGCGAGGCTGCCGGCAGGGGCGCGGCCGAGGCTGCTGCTGTCGGGCGAGAGCCTGGGCTCGTACGAGCTGGAGCAGGCGTTCGGCGACCTGGCGGACCTGGTGTCGCGGGCGGACGGCGCGGTGTTCGTGGGGCCGCCGAACGCCAACCCGATCTGGCAGCGCCTCACCGGCGGCCGCGATCGCGGCAGCCCCGTGTGGCGGCCCGTCTACCAGGACGGCAGGACCGCCAGGTTCGCCCAGCACCCCGCCGACCTGCACCTGCCGGCGGCGCCGTGGCCGCGCCCGCGCGTGGTCTACCTGCAGAACGCCTCCGACCCCGTCGTGTGGTGGTCGCCCCGGCTGATCTACCGCAGGCCGGCGTGGCTGGAGGGCCCGCGCGGGCCGGGGGTGAACCCGGAGATGAACTGGTTCCCGCTGGTGACGTTCTGGCAGGTGCTGGTGGACATGACGAGCGCGCTGGACGTGCCGCCCGGCCACGGCCACCGGTACGGCGCCAACATCGTCGACGGCTGGGCCGCCGTGGCCGCGCCCCCGGGCTGGAGCCCGCACGACACGTGGCGGCTACGGGCGCTTGTCGGCTAG
- a CDS encoding potassium channel family protein has translation MHIVIMGCGRVGSTLAHILEDSGHSVAIIDRDPQAFRRLRAGFRGRRVTGVGFDRDVLTEAGVESATAFVAVSSGDNSNIISARVARETFGVDNVVARIYDPRRAEVYQRLGIPTVATVRWTADQIMRRILPEGAEPLWRDPTGTVVLAEVTVNTSWIGTRVVDLESRTRARAAFLNRMGEAVTISDDTVVQEGDVLHVIAAENDMDRINKVLAAAPEEDE, from the coding sequence ATGCATATAGTGATCATGGGATGTGGCCGGGTGGGATCGACCCTCGCGCACATCCTTGAGGACAGCGGACATTCCGTCGCCATCATCGACCGTGACCCGCAGGCGTTCCGCCGGCTGCGCGCCGGGTTCCGGGGGCGGCGGGTGACCGGCGTCGGCTTCGATCGCGACGTGCTCACCGAGGCCGGTGTCGAGTCGGCCACCGCCTTCGTCGCGGTCTCCAGCGGCGACAACTCCAACATCATCTCCGCCCGGGTGGCGCGGGAGACGTTCGGCGTCGACAACGTGGTGGCCCGCATCTACGACCCCCGCAGGGCCGAGGTCTACCAGCGGCTGGGCATCCCCACGGTGGCCACCGTGCGCTGGACCGCCGACCAGATCATGCGCCGCATCCTGCCCGAGGGCGCCGAGCCGCTCTGGCGCGACCCCACCGGCACCGTCGTCCTGGCCGAGGTGACCGTGAACACCTCCTGGATCGGCACCCGCGTCGTCGACCTCGAGTCTCGCACCCGCGCCCGCGCCGCCTTCCTCAACCGCATGGGCGAGGCCGTCACGATCTCCGACGACACCGTGGTGCAGGAGGGCGACGTGCTGCACGTCATCGCCGCGGAGAACGACATGGACCGGATCAACAAGGTGCTCGCCGCGGCACCGGAAGAGGACGAGTGA
- a CDS encoding CAP domain-containing protein, which yields MSVAKPHVSGTLKITSSAARRGCFNSALLRIRILRAVPGKDPVVKSGATRKGRINLTLACEPGTYYAMATDYRGRPVKSKAAKLTCVPGSGTPTPTPSPTAPTPTTPAPSPTSSAPSSGTVGTAEENEVVRLVNEERAKGGCSAVKHDPQLRAAAFGHSADMAAKGYFSHTSQDGRSFMDRIKASGFTGGSGWAENIAMGQRTPAEVMQGWMNSSGHRANIMNCKYNLIGVGVAKNSSGRLYWTQDFAAR from the coding sequence GTGAGTGTGGCCAAGCCGCACGTCAGCGGCACGCTGAAGATCACATCCTCGGCCGCCAGGCGCGGCTGCTTCAATTCCGCGCTGCTGCGCATCCGCATCCTGCGGGCCGTCCCGGGCAAGGACCCGGTCGTCAAGAGCGGCGCCACCAGGAAGGGCCGCATCAACCTCACGCTCGCGTGCGAGCCCGGCACCTACTACGCGATGGCCACCGACTACCGCGGCCGTCCGGTCAAGTCCAAGGCCGCCAAGCTGACCTGCGTCCCGGGCAGCGGCACGCCCACCCCCACCCCCAGCCCCACCGCGCCCACCCCCACGACGCCCGCGCCGAGCCCCACCTCGTCCGCCCCGTCCTCCGGCACCGTGGGCACCGCCGAGGAGAACGAGGTCGTGCGGCTGGTCAACGAGGAGCGGGCCAAGGGCGGCTGCTCCGCCGTCAAGCACGACCCGCAACTGCGCGCGGCCGCCTTCGGGCACTCGGCGGACATGGCGGCGAAGGGCTACTTCAGCCACACCTCCCAGGACGGCCGGTCCTTCATGGACCGCATCAAGGCGTCCGGCTTCACCGGAGGCTCCGGCTGGGCCGAGAACATCGCCATGGGGCAGCGCACGCCCGCCGAGGTCATGCAGGGCTGGATGAACAGCTCCGGGCACCGGGCCAACATCATGAACTGCAAGTACAACCTCATCGGGGTCGGCGTGGCCAAGAACTCCTCGGGCAGGCTCTACTGGACCCAGGACTTCGCGGCCAGGTGA
- a CDS encoding NADP-dependent oxidoreductase, with product MRAISQDVVGGPEVLKEIRLPRPAAGPSELLVRVHAAGLNPTDWKHRGVPGLFLGEPPFVVGWDVSGVVEATGLGVTLFRPGDEVFGMLPYPHGAGSHAEYVTGPARAFALKPATLDHVQAGALPLAALTAWQALVDTARLEAGQRVLVHAAAGGVGHLAVQIAKARGAYVIGTASAPKHDFVRSLGADEALDYRTTDVAEAVRDADVVLDSQGSDHAIRSLRSLRRGGVLVSLLPDGGMAALAQEAARLGVRAEVMLVEADHAGMAAVAGLAADGRLRAEIAGTYELADAAKAHALGETGHTTGKLVITVR from the coding sequence ATGCGCGCGATCAGCCAGGACGTCGTCGGCGGCCCCGAGGTGCTCAAGGAGATCCGCCTGCCCCGGCCCGCGGCCGGCCCCAGCGAACTCCTCGTCCGGGTGCACGCCGCCGGGCTCAACCCCACCGACTGGAAGCACCGCGGCGTCCCCGGCCTCTTCCTCGGCGAGCCGCCGTTCGTGGTCGGCTGGGACGTATCCGGCGTCGTCGAGGCGACCGGCCTGGGGGTCACCCTGTTCAGGCCGGGCGACGAGGTGTTCGGCATGCTGCCGTACCCGCACGGGGCCGGCTCGCACGCCGAGTACGTGACCGGCCCCGCCCGCGCCTTCGCGCTCAAGCCCGCCACGCTCGACCACGTCCAGGCCGGCGCCCTGCCGCTGGCCGCGCTCACCGCCTGGCAGGCCCTCGTGGACACCGCCCGCCTGGAAGCCGGCCAGCGGGTGCTGGTCCACGCGGCGGCCGGCGGCGTCGGCCACCTCGCCGTACAGATCGCCAAGGCCCGCGGCGCGTACGTCATCGGCACCGCCAGCGCCCCCAAGCACGACTTCGTCCGCTCCCTGGGCGCCGACGAGGCGCTCGACTATCGCACCACGGACGTCGCCGAGGCCGTCCGCGACGCCGACGTCGTCCTGGACTCGCAGGGCAGCGACCACGCCATCCGCTCGCTGCGCAGCCTGCGGCGCGGCGGCGTGCTGGTCTCGCTCCTGCCGGACGGCGGCATGGCCGCGCTCGCGCAGGAGGCGGCCCGGCTCGGGGTTCGCGCGGAGGTCATGCTGGTGGAGGCCGATCACGCCGGGATGGCGGCCGTCGCCGGGCTCGCGGCCGACGGCCGGCTGCGTGCCGAGATCGCGGGGACGTACGAGCTGGCGGACGCGGCGAAGGCGCACGCGCTGGGCGAGACGGGGCACACGACGGGCAAGCTGGTCATCACCGTACGGTGA
- a CDS encoding AAA family ATPase, with translation MKRYILTGTPGAGKTAILRWLELDGHTVVEEAATDVIALRQARGDDEPWTSPSFVADIAGLQRRRQERAAALPGDVQFYDRSPICTYALATYLGHPVPPALTRELERVEEQRIYDRTVLFVCSPGFVTPTAARRITYEEALRFERIHRDAYASLGYECVPISPGPLADRVTAVKKAALRAD, from the coding sequence GTGAAGCGCTACATCCTGACCGGCACCCCGGGAGCGGGCAAGACCGCGATCCTGCGGTGGCTGGAGCTCGACGGCCACACCGTCGTCGAGGAGGCGGCGACCGACGTCATCGCCCTGCGCCAGGCCCGGGGCGACGACGAGCCGTGGACCAGCCCGTCCTTCGTGGCGGACATCGCCGGCCTGCAGCGGCGCCGCCAGGAGCGGGCCGCCGCCCTGCCCGGCGACGTGCAGTTCTACGACCGCTCGCCCATCTGCACCTACGCCCTGGCCACCTACCTCGGCCACCCCGTCCCCCCGGCCCTGACCCGCGAGCTGGAACGGGTCGAAGAGCAGCGGATCTACGACAGGACGGTCCTGTTCGTGTGCAGCCCCGGGTTCGTCACCCCGACCGCGGCGCGACGGATCACGTACGAGGAGGCCCTGCGGTTCGAGCGCATCCACCGCGACGCCTACGCCTCGCTCGGGTACGAGTGCGTCCCGATCTCGCCGGGACCGCTGGCGGACCGGGTCACGGCGGTGAAGAAGGCCGCTCTACGAGCGGACTGA
- a CDS encoding GlxA family transcriptional regulator has protein sequence MHRVVVLALDGVYPFELGIPQRVFGTADGLYEVVTCTVDGRPVRTSADFTIMADLGPEALASADTVVIPPYTVAHDTAELPAPVAGALALIPAGARIVSICTAAFALAAAGLLDGRPATTHWALAPRFRELFPQVALDADVLFVDDGDVLTSAGAASGVDVCLHLVRKDHGSQVANHVARRCVVPPWRDGGQAQYIEQPVPEPSSAGTAATREWALTRLDQPLTLTDLARHARMSLRTFARRFRDEVGMSPGRWLIQQRVARARELLEASDLPVEVIAGRVGFGTAASLRQHLHAAIGVSPQSYRHTFQAADRR, from the coding sequence ATGCATCGTGTCGTCGTCCTGGCGCTGGACGGGGTGTACCCGTTCGAGCTCGGGATCCCGCAGCGGGTGTTCGGCACCGCCGACGGCCTGTACGAGGTGGTGACCTGTACGGTCGACGGCCGGCCGGTGCGCACCTCCGCCGACTTCACGATCATGGCGGACCTGGGGCCGGAGGCCCTGGCCTCGGCCGACACGGTGGTCATCCCTCCGTACACGGTCGCCCACGACACGGCGGAACTCCCCGCCCCGGTGGCCGGCGCGCTCGCGCTGATCCCGGCCGGCGCGCGCATCGTGTCCATCTGCACCGCCGCCTTCGCCCTCGCCGCCGCCGGCCTGCTCGACGGGCGCCCCGCCACGACCCACTGGGCCCTGGCGCCCCGCTTCCGCGAGCTGTTCCCGCAGGTGGCGCTGGACGCGGACGTCCTGTTCGTGGACGACGGCGACGTGCTCACCTCGGCGGGCGCGGCCTCCGGCGTGGACGTGTGCCTGCACCTCGTCCGCAAGGACCACGGCAGCCAGGTGGCCAACCACGTCGCGCGGCGCTGCGTCGTGCCACCGTGGCGGGACGGCGGGCAGGCGCAGTACATCGAGCAGCCCGTGCCGGAGCCGTCCTCGGCGGGGACGGCGGCCACCCGGGAGTGGGCGCTCACCCGGCTGGACCAGCCGCTGACGCTGACCGACCTGGCCAGGCACGCCCGGATGAGCCTGCGGACGTTCGCCCGGCGGTTCCGCGACGAGGTCGGCATGAGCCCGGGGCGGTGGCTGATCCAGCAGCGGGTGGCGCGGGCGCGGGAGTTGCTGGAAGCCAGCGATCTGCCGGTCGAGGTGATCGCGGGGCGGGTGGGGTTCGGGACGGCGGCGTCGCTCCGGCAGCACCTGCACGCCGCGATCGGGGTCTCGCCGCAGTCGTACCGCCACACCTTCCAGGCCGCTGACCGGCGCTGA
- a CDS encoding class I SAM-dependent RNA methyltransferase — protein MTVGPVAHGGWCVARHEGRVVFVRHALPGERVIADVTEETSRFLRADAVEILEASPDRVVPPCPYAGPGRCGGCDWQHATVEAQRRLKAQVVAEQLRRLAGIEREVVVEEVPGAKDGLGWRTRVQFAATSTGELGFRRHRSHDIEVVDACLIAHPEVEAAGVEDHLWPGAAGVEVIASSGGDRAVVVAPRARRSVTVPDLEAPASVLLDQGKGRTVPRRGSGVLHEQVGDREFRVAGSGFWQVHPGAAETLLDAVLAYAAPEPGEWALDLYCGVGLFAAGLAEVVGPEGAVFGLESEAAAVRDARANLRDLPQARVERGRVEEALDRFQIERADLVVVDPPRAGLGRDVVERIASLDALRIVYVSCDPATLARDLAWFGERGYVLSDLRAFDAFPMTHHVECVALVVKE, from the coding sequence TTGACGGTAGGTCCGGTCGCCCATGGCGGCTGGTGTGTGGCGCGCCATGAAGGGCGGGTGGTGTTCGTACGGCACGCCTTGCCAGGCGAGCGGGTGATCGCCGACGTCACCGAGGAGACCTCCCGCTTCCTGCGGGCCGACGCCGTCGAGATCCTCGAGGCCTCGCCCGACCGCGTCGTCCCGCCCTGCCCGTACGCCGGGCCGGGCCGCTGCGGCGGCTGCGACTGGCAGCACGCCACGGTGGAGGCCCAGCGCCGGCTCAAGGCCCAGGTCGTGGCCGAGCAGCTGCGCCGCCTGGCGGGCATCGAACGCGAGGTCGTCGTGGAGGAGGTGCCGGGCGCCAAGGACGGGCTCGGCTGGCGTACGCGGGTGCAGTTCGCCGCCACCTCCACCGGCGAGCTGGGGTTCCGCCGGCACCGTTCGCACGACATCGAGGTCGTGGACGCCTGCCTGATCGCCCACCCCGAGGTGGAGGCGGCGGGCGTCGAGGACCACCTGTGGCCCGGCGCCGCGGGCGTCGAGGTCATCGCCTCCTCGGGCGGCGACCGCGCCGTCGTCGTCGCCCCCCGCGCCCGGCGCAGCGTCACCGTCCCCGACCTGGAAGCGCCCGCCTCCGTCCTCCTCGACCAGGGCAAGGGCCGCACGGTGCCGCGGCGCGGCTCGGGCGTGCTGCACGAGCAGGTCGGCGACCGCGAGTTCCGGGTCGCGGGCAGCGGCTTCTGGCAGGTCCACCCCGGCGCCGCCGAGACCCTGCTGGACGCGGTCCTCGCCTACGCCGCCCCCGAGCCCGGCGAGTGGGCACTCGACCTCTACTGCGGCGTCGGCCTCTTCGCGGCCGGCCTGGCCGAGGTCGTGGGCCCCGAAGGCGCGGTGTTCGGCCTCGAATCAGAGGCCGCCGCCGTCCGCGACGCCCGCGCCAACCTCCGTGACCTGCCCCAGGCCCGGGTGGAACGCGGCCGCGTGGAGGAGGCCCTGGACCGCTTCCAGATCGAACGCGCCGACCTCGTCGTGGTCGACCCGCCCCGCGCCGGCCTGGGCCGCGACGTCGTGGAACGCATCGCCTCCCTGGACGCCCTGCGCATCGTCTACGTCTCCTGCGACCCGGCCACCCTGGCCCGGGACCTGGCCTGGTTCGGGGAGCGCGGGTACGTACTGTCCGACCTGCGCGCCTTCGACGCCTTTCCGATGACGCACCACGTGGAATGCGTCGCCCTGGTCGTCAAGGAGTAG
- the aroA gene encoding 3-phosphoshikimate 1-carboxyvinyltransferase, translating to MTIMQVPGSKSVTARALFLAAAARGTTVLRRPLVSDDTEGFAEGLAALGYRVERGPEAWTIDGRPEGPAYGEAEVFCRDGATTARFLPALAAAGHGLFRFDASPQMRRRPLGPLTTALRELGVDLTHEGEEGHHPLTVRASGIKGGRITLDAGLSSQFLTALLLVGPLTAEGLEITVTDLVSVPYVEITLAMMRSFGVEVRREGATFHVPPQGYEAADYAIEPDASTASYPLAAAALTGNTITIPGLGSGALQGDVRFAEVLKRMGASVEMSPDSMTVTGTGGLHGLTVNMRDISDTVPTLAAIAPFADSPVRIEDVYNTRVKECDRLEACAENLRRLGVPVSLGRDWIEITPARPRPAEIACHGDHRIAMSFSITGLRTPGITLDDPGCVKKTFPGFHEALAGLRAEWGIPLE from the coding sequence ATGACCATCATGCAGGTTCCGGGCTCGAAGTCCGTCACCGCCCGCGCCCTGTTCCTCGCCGCCGCCGCGCGCGGCACCACCGTGCTGCGGCGGCCGCTGGTCTCGGACGACACGGAAGGGTTCGCGGAGGGGCTGGCCGCGCTCGGTTACCGGGTGGAGCGCGGGCCGGAGGCGTGGACGATCGACGGCCGGCCGGAGGGGCCCGCGTACGGGGAGGCGGAGGTGTTCTGCCGCGACGGCGCCACGACCGCGCGGTTCCTGCCCGCGCTGGCGGCGGCCGGGCACGGTCTGTTCCGCTTCGACGCCTCCCCGCAGATGCGCCGCCGCCCGCTCGGGCCCCTCACCACGGCGCTGCGCGAGCTGGGCGTGGACCTGACGCATGAAGGCGAGGAGGGGCACCACCCGCTGACCGTTCGGGCCTCCGGCATCAAGGGCGGGCGGATCACGCTGGACGCGGGGCTGTCGTCGCAGTTCCTCACCGCGTTGCTGCTCGTCGGGCCGCTGACCGCCGAGGGGCTGGAGATCACCGTCACCGATCTCGTGTCGGTGCCGTACGTGGAGATCACGCTGGCGATGATGCGCAGCTTCGGGGTCGAGGTGCGGCGCGAGGGGGCGACGTTCCACGTGCCTCCGCAGGGGTACGAGGCCGCCGACTACGCCATCGAACCCGATGCCTCCACGGCCAGCTACCCCCTTGCCGCCGCCGCCCTGACCGGGAACACCATCACGATCCCCGGGCTGGGCTCCGGTGCGTTGCAAGGGGACGTACGTTTCGCCGAGGTGCTGAAGCGGATGGGCGCATCAGTGGAAATGTCACCCGATTCCATGACCGTCACCGGTACGGGCGGCCTGCACGGCCTGACCGTCAACATGCGCGACATTTCCGACACCGTCCCCACGCTCGCCGCCATCGCCCCCTTCGCCGACAGCCCGGTGCGGATCGAGGACGTGTACAACACGCGCGTCAAGGAGTGCGACCGGCTGGAGGCGTGCGCCGAGAACCTGCGGCGGCTGGGCGTCCCGGTCAGCCTCGGCCGCGACTGGATCGAGATCACCCCGGCCCGGCCCCGTCCCGCCGAGATCGCCTGCCACGGCGACCACCGGATCGCCATGTCGTTCAGCATCACCGGCCTGCGCACGCCGGGGATCACGCTGGACGACCCCGGGTGCGTGAAGAAGACGTTCCCCGGCTTCCACGAGGCGCTGGCGGGGCTGCGGGCGGAGTGGGGGATCCCCCTTGAGTAA
- a CDS encoding potassium channel family protein — protein MRVAIAGAGAVGRSIAAELLENGHEVLLIDNDPRAIKIDSVPRAEWLLADACEIASLDEAGLNNCHVVVASSGDDKVNLVVSLLAKTEYGVPRVVARINHPNNEWLFNESWGVDVAVSTPRLLSALVEEAVSVGDLVRLMTFRQGQANLVELTLADDAPVVGQRAGSVPWPVDAALVAILREGRVLVPTADDPLEAGDELLFVASQEVEQELAHLLSQH, from the coding sequence ATGCGCGTCGCCATCGCGGGAGCGGGCGCCGTCGGCCGCTCCATCGCGGCCGAGCTCCTGGAGAACGGCCACGAGGTCCTGCTCATCGACAACGACCCCCGGGCTATCAAGATCGACAGCGTTCCCCGCGCCGAGTGGCTGCTCGCGGACGCCTGCGAGATCGCCTCTCTCGACGAGGCCGGGCTCAACAACTGCCACGTCGTCGTCGCCTCCTCCGGCGACGACAAGGTGAACCTGGTGGTCTCGCTGCTGGCCAAGACCGAGTACGGCGTGCCGCGCGTGGTCGCCCGCATCAACCACCCCAACAACGAGTGGCTGTTCAACGAGTCGTGGGGCGTGGACGTCGCCGTCTCCACGCCGCGCCTGCTGAGCGCCCTGGTGGAGGAGGCGGTCAGCGTCGGCGACCTGGTGCGCCTGATGACGTTCCGCCAGGGCCAGGCGAACCTGGTGGAGCTGACGCTGGCGGACGACGCGCCGGTGGTGGGCCAGCGGGCGGGCTCGGTCCCGTGGCCGGTGGACGCGGCGCTGGTGGCGATCCTGCGCGAGGGCCGCGTCCTGGTGCCGACGGCCGACGACCCGCTGGAGGCCGGCGACGAGCTGCTGTTCGTGGCGAGCCAGGAGGTGGAGCAGGAGCTCGCGCACCTGCTCTCCCAGCACTGA